The genomic stretch GGTGCTTGTTGGCAAGAGCGTCACTCAATGCCGGAATATCAACCACGGTACCGCGTGATGCGTTGATCAAAATCGAACCCGGCTTCATCAACGCCAGTTCGTTGGCGCCAATCATATTCTGGGTACTGTCGGTTTCCGGCACATGCAGACTGACCACGTCGCTCATATTCAGCAGTTCGGACAAATGACGAACCTGCTGGGCATTCCCCAACGGCAATTTGCTTTCGATATCATAGAAATAGACATGCATCCCCAGGCTTTCAGCCAGGATCCCAAGCTGGGTACCGATGTGACCATAACCAATGATACCGAGTTTCTTACCGCGCGCCTCAAAGCAGCCAACCGCCTGTTTGTGCCAGATACCACGATGTGCTTTAGCGTTAGCAGTCGGAATGCCGCGCAACAGCAGCAGCAGCTCACCGATAACCATTTCGGCTACGGAGCGGGTATTGGAAAAAGGTGCGTTGAAGACCGGGATGCCACGTTTGGTTGCAGCCGACAATTCAACCTGATTCGTGCCGATACAAAAGCAACCCACTGCCACCAATTTTTCAGCGGCGGCGAAAATGTCTTCCGTCAGATGCGTACGCGATCGAATCCCCACAAAGTGCGCGTCACGAATCGACGCTTTCAGCGCTTCCGGGTCAAGCGCCCCTTTATGGTATTCAATATTGGTGTAACCTGCAGCACGCAGATTCTCCAGCGCATTCGGGTGCACCCCCTCCAGCAGCAGGAACTTAATCTTGTCTTTTTCCAGTGATACCTTTGCCATTTCCCGACCTTATTTTCAGACTTCAGATATGACGGTTTGCAAACCGGTCTGTGCAAACATAACAAAAAATACGCAGGCGGCAATACAAACGATTGCCTTCGCGTTTTTTCTTACCCCCACCCGTCGGTGATTTCATGGCA from Dickeya zeae NCPPB 2538 encodes the following:
- the serA gene encoding phosphoglycerate dehydrogenase gives rise to the protein MAKVSLEKDKIKFLLLEGVHPNALENLRAAGYTNIEYHKGALDPEALKASIRDAHFVGIRSRTHLTEDIFAAAEKLVAVGCFCIGTNQVELSAATKRGIPVFNAPFSNTRSVAEMVIGELLLLLRGIPTANAKAHRGIWHKQAVGCFEARGKKLGIIGYGHIGTQLGILAESLGMHVYFYDIESKLPLGNAQQVRHLSELLNMSDVVSLHVPETDSTQNMIGANELALMKPGSILINASRGTVVDIPALSDALANKHLSGAAIDVFPQEPATNSDPFLSPLCEFDNVILTPHIGGSTEEAQENIGIEVAGKLVKYSDNGSTLSAVNFPEVSLPTHSDRASRLLHIHENRPGIMTQINNIFAEQGINIAAQYLQTSPTIGYVVIDVETDGADTALQLMKSIPGTIRARLLY